In one Gossypium hirsutum isolate 1008001.06 chromosome D09, Gossypium_hirsutum_v2.1, whole genome shotgun sequence genomic region, the following are encoded:
- the LOC107892031 gene encoding NAC domain-containing protein 100-like (The RefSeq protein has 1 substitution, 1 non-frameshifting indel compared to this genomic sequence), translating to MENLPPGFRFHPTDEELITYYLSHKVSDITFTSKAIVDVDLNKCEPWDLPAKASMGEKEWYFFSLRDRKYPTGLRTNRATEAGYWKTTGKDKEIFRAGGVLVGMKKTLVFYKGRAPKGEKSNWVMHEYRLENKHPFKASKEEWVVCRVFQKSAAVKKPQPSSSSQPSLGSPCDANSIVNEFGDVELPNLNINANPSCGFNDIATPSYSNTVNHGHMNAMNLNLDFGAASLPSSLSWPSSILSPNLSMNSFLFKALQLRNYQPRDVSGMDYSILSSTQGINIPPFGTDLASNFQGAVASSSKVVVPMPQQQQQQQEQPFNMDSLW from the exons ATGGAGAATCTTCCTCCAGGGTTCAGATTCCATCCCACAGATGAAGAACTCATCACTTACTATCTTTCCCACAAGGTCTCTGATATCACCTTCACTTCCAAAGCTATTGTCGATGTTGATCTCAATAAATGTGAACCTTGGGATCTTCCAG CCAAGGCATCGATGGGGGAGAAAGAATGGTACTTCTTCAGCTTGAGAGACCGAAAATACCCAACTGGGCTTCGAACGAACCGAGCTACTGAAGCAGGGTATTGGAAAACAACAGGCAAAGACAAGGAAATCTTCCGTGCAGGTGGCGTTCTCGTTGGGATGAAGAAAACCCTAGTTTTCTACAAGGGCAGAGCCCCCAAGGGTGAGAAAAGTAACTGGGTCATGCATGAGTATAGGCTTGAAAACAAACACCCTTTCAAAGCCTCAAAG GAGGAATGGGTGGTGTGTAGGGTATTCCAAAAGAGTGCAGCAGTGAAGAAACCGCAGCCAAGTTCATCCTCACAACCCTCGCTTGGATCTCCATGTGATGCAAATTCAATTGTGAATGAGTTTGGAGACGTTGAGCTACCAAACTTGAACATCAATGCCAACCCATCGTGTGGGTTCAACGACATTGCAACACCTAGTTACAGTAATACTGTTAACCATGGCCATATGAACGCCATGAACTTAAACCTGGATTTCGGAGCAGCTAGCCTTCCATCGTCGCTTTCATGGCCTTCTAGCATTTTAAGCCCTAATCTTTCCATGAATTCCTTTCTCTTTAAGGCGTTGCAGCTTAGGAATTATCAACCAAGAGATGTTTCAGGTATGGATTATTCGATTCTGTCGTCGACACAAGGGATTAATATTCCTCCATTTGGAACAGATCTAGCTTCTAATTTCCAAGGCGCGGTGGCTTCTTCTAAGGTCGTAGTTCCTATGcctcaacaacaacaacaacaacaggaTCAACCATTCAATATGGACTCCCTGTGGTGA